The following proteins come from a genomic window of Synechococcus sp. BIOS-E4-1:
- the scpB gene encoding SMC-Scp complex subunit ScpB, with the protein MSLPARLEAILYLKGRPVSLQELASLVGLSESETEQGMLILIAGYAQRDTSLEINQSNGRYSLQLRPGLGELVRDLLPVNLSTATLRTLATVALKKRILQSDLVDLRGSGAYDHIKELVNQNFIERKRQSEGRSYWITLSEKFHRTFSVLPDLGGGSEPPQAA; encoded by the coding sequence GTGTCACTCCCCGCTCGTCTCGAGGCGATCTTGTACCTCAAAGGTCGGCCTGTGTCTTTGCAGGAGCTGGCCTCCCTCGTCGGTCTGTCCGAATCGGAGACCGAGCAAGGAATGCTGATCCTGATCGCTGGCTACGCCCAGCGCGACACCTCTCTGGAGATCAACCAGAGCAACGGTCGTTACAGCCTGCAGTTGCGTCCTGGTCTGGGTGAACTTGTGCGCGATCTGCTGCCTGTGAATCTCTCAACAGCCACGCTTCGGACTCTGGCCACAGTGGCGCTGAAAAAAAGGATTCTCCAGTCTGATCTGGTTGATCTCAGAGGGTCGGGTGCCTACGACCACATCAAGGAACTGGTGAACCAGAACTTCATCGAACGCAAGCGTCAGAGCGAGGGGCGCTCATACTGGATCACACTCTCCGAGAAGTTTCACAGAACGTTTTCGGTCCTTCCTGACCTGGGAGGTGGCTCCGAACCACCCCAGGCTGCATAG
- a CDS encoding YggT family protein: MAIELVSTVLQVLAQTLQIYSLVLIVRVLLSWFPNLDWGNPVLSTVSSITDPYLNAFRGLIPPLGGLDLSAILAFIALSLMQQLLMSASFAFAGGFGMYG; this comes from the coding sequence ATGGCCATCGAGCTTGTGTCAACAGTCCTACAGGTGCTCGCCCAGACACTCCAGATTTATTCGTTGGTCTTGATCGTGCGAGTACTACTGAGCTGGTTCCCCAATCTCGACTGGGGTAATCCAGTGCTCAGCACTGTGAGTTCGATAACCGATCCCTATTTGAATGCCTTTCGTGGTTTGATCCCGCCTTTGGGTGGCCTGGATCTTTCGGCGATTCTGGCCTTCATTGCCCTGAGCCTGATGCAGCAGTTGCTGATGTCTGCAAGTTTCGCCTTCGCCGGCGGTTTCGGCATGTACGGCTGA
- a CDS encoding nucleoside triphosphate pyrophosphohydrolase family protein, with the protein MLFNDYQLESRNTARYPDAGNNLIYPTLGLTGEAGEVADKVKKLIRDRGGVVDERFTEDVALELGDVLWYVAQLATELGLSLEQVASANLSKLKSRSQRGTLQGEGDHR; encoded by the coding sequence TTGCTCTTCAACGACTACCAACTTGAATCACGCAACACGGCTCGCTATCCCGATGCCGGCAACAATCTGATCTATCCAACCTTGGGTCTGACAGGCGAAGCAGGTGAGGTCGCCGACAAAGTCAAGAAACTGATCCGTGATCGTGGAGGCGTTGTGGATGAGCGTTTCACCGAGGACGTGGCTCTGGAGCTGGGAGATGTGCTCTGGTACGTGGCGCAACTGGCCACAGAACTCGGTCTCAGCCTTGAGCAAGTGGCATCAGCCAATCTCAGCAAACTCAAAAGCCGGTCCCAGCGAGGCACCCTCCAGGGGGAAGGTGATCACCGTTGA